Proteins co-encoded in one Syntrophobacterales bacterium genomic window:
- a CDS encoding CarD family transcriptional regulator, whose translation MFNVGDLAVYPAQGVGIIEAIENREVGGARQKFYIMKIMSNGMKIMIPLDGAQTAGLRKVIKEKEIPKIYEILKNRDFTIDKQTWNKRYREYLEKIKTGSVFEIARVLRDLCVLKIDKNLSFGERKMMDTAKGLLVKEISVAANAEEAKIEEDINTIFTVQ comes from the coding sequence ATGTTCAATGTTGGAGATTTAGCGGTATATCCGGCACAGGGAGTGGGAATCATCGAGGCAATTGAAAACAGGGAAGTGGGAGGCGCCAGGCAGAAGTTCTACATAATGAAAATTATGAGCAATGGGATGAAAATCATGATCCCCCTGGATGGCGCCCAGACTGCTGGTTTGCGCAAGGTGATCAAGGAAAAGGAGATCCCCAAGATATACGAGATTCTGAAAAACAGGGATTTTACGATTGACAAGCAGACGTGGAACAAAAGATACAGGGAATATCTGGAAAAGATAAAAACGGGTTCGGTATTTGAGATAGCCAGGGTTCTGCGGGATCTTTGCGTTCTTAAAATCGACAAGAACCTCTCTTTTGGTGAGCGGAAGATGATGGATACGGCCAAGGGGCTGCTCGTCAAGGAGATTTCCGTTGCGGCCAATGCCGAGGAGGCGAAGATCGAAGAGGATATCAATACGATCTTTACCGTGCAGTGA
- the rnc gene encoding ribonuclease III gives MDNERLRSLAELEARLGWNFTDKSLLNRALTHRSFANENESIANGDNERLEFLGDAVLQLIVSDMLMKIFPTYTEGQLSKLRASAVNEHPLAELSRKFTIGEHLLLGKGEEASRGRTKPSLLANALESVIAALFLDKGFECAAALLGTIFEPLLREGDADSTCLDYKTSLQERSMLLFKTVPRYSVLSETGPDHDKLFEMGLFIGERFIAAGSGKSKKEAEKQAARTALLTLRRKQGETGG, from the coding sequence ATGGATAATGAACGACTGCGAAGCCTTGCCGAACTCGAAGCGCGTCTCGGCTGGAATTTCACCGATAAGTCCCTCCTCAACCGGGCGCTTACCCACCGATCTTTCGCCAATGAAAACGAATCCATAGCCAATGGCGACAATGAGCGGCTGGAGTTTCTCGGAGACGCGGTATTGCAGTTGATTGTAAGCGACATGCTGATGAAAATATTCCCTACTTACACAGAGGGGCAACTCTCAAAACTCCGCGCCTCTGCCGTTAACGAACATCCGCTTGCCGAGCTGTCCCGTAAATTCACAATCGGAGAGCACCTGCTGCTGGGAAAAGGGGAAGAGGCCTCCAGGGGAAGGACAAAACCGTCGCTTTTGGCAAACGCCCTTGAATCCGTTATCGCTGCGCTTTTTCTGGACAAGGGCTTTGAATGCGCCGCCGCCTTGCTCGGCACAATCTTTGAACCCCTGCTCCGGGAGGGTGATGCCGACTCAACCTGTCTTGACTACAAGACCTCCCTCCAGGAGCGAAGCATGCTCCTCTTCAAAACAGTGCCCCGCTACAGCGTACTGTCCGAAACCGGCCCTGACCACGACAAGCTCTTTGAAATGGGCCTCTTTATCGGAGAAAGGTTCATTGCTGCGGGAAGCGGGAAAAGCAAGAAAGAGGCCGAAAAGCAAGCGGCGCGGACGGCGCTTTTAACCCTCCGGCGGAAGCAAGGGGAAACAGGCGGGTGA
- a CDS encoding M23 family metallopeptidase: protein MEKLNKEFYRPVPPEGRWGALAFFLLFIISCSGLPFKEAGPSGVYHRVKSGETLFAIAKAYHTDLQGLAEINNITNPSLIEKDSVIFIPHAQMVIDEIEIIARAKKTKTKSTVKEPVLEKRTVPTGPVVQDSRKKSDVAEKNRTNAAGDLLKEETIHPSRDAAKKSAAGSPEEKITLLKPEKAADKNEKQEQVRFNKNIFIWPVKGKVVSFFGVQPNRMVFNGIRIAAPEGAVVVAAGDGVVIHSDPLKYYGETMIIQHADDYASVYANLGVRIAVLNERVKKGDRIGFIGSDSGTGEATLHFEIRNKNKARNPLFFLP from the coding sequence ATGGAAAAACTGAACAAAGAGTTTTATCGACCTGTTCCCCCCGAGGGAAGATGGGGCGCCCTTGCCTTTTTTCTGCTTTTCATCATTTCCTGTTCGGGGTTGCCCTTTAAGGAAGCCGGACCGAGCGGGGTTTATCACCGGGTAAAAAGCGGGGAGACACTTTTTGCCATTGCCAAAGCATACCACACAGATCTGCAGGGCCTGGCCGAGATTAACAATATAACCAATCCTTCTTTGATCGAGAAGGACAGCGTGATCTTTATCCCCCACGCACAAATGGTTATCGACGAAATAGAAATTATTGCCAGAGCTAAAAAAACTAAGACAAAAAGCACCGTAAAGGAACCAGTCCTTGAAAAGAGAACCGTCCCCACTGGCCCAGTTGTTCAAGATTCCCGAAAAAAATCGGACGTTGCCGAAAAAAATCGGACAAATGCTGCAGGCGACCTTCTGAAGGAAGAGACCATACATCCCTCCCGGGATGCCGCCAAAAAAAGCGCCGCGGGAAGTCCCGAAGAAAAAATCACATTGTTGAAACCCGAGAAAGCTGCGGATAAAAATGAAAAACAGGAGCAGGTGCGTTTTAATAAAAACATTTTCATTTGGCCGGTTAAAGGAAAGGTTGTCTCTTTTTTTGGCGTTCAGCCCAACCGGATGGTTTTCAACGGGATTCGGATTGCGGCGCCTGAAGGCGCCGTCGTTGTTGCAGCCGGGGATGGCGTTGTCATCCATTCGGATCCTTTAAAATATTATGGCGAGACGATGATCATCCAGCATGCGGATGATTATGCATCTGTTTATGCCAATCTGGGCGTCCGCATTGCCGTTTTAAACGAGCGGGTGAAAAAGGGCGACAGGATTGGTTTTATCGGCAGCGACTCCGGAACGGGGGAGGCAACTCTCCATTTTGAGATCAGAAATAAAAATAAGGCCAGAAATCCCCTTTTTTTCCTTCCCTGA
- a CDS encoding DUF721 domain-containing protein has protein sequence MRKRTSSRKPEPLGDILHKVLKKMDIPHKRTDRRLLDLWERAVGPLIASRTLPENLKRGSLYVIVSTTVWLHQLQFLKEEILVKLNELSGTEEFRRLSFSIGEVPESPSQAPDKYPPALVIQKLRLRDRQMVEQSLTAIGDPELRAAIERTMITEISRRRAIQKRQAP, from the coding sequence ATGCGCAAGAGAACTTCATCCAGAAAACCGGAACCGCTCGGGGATATCCTCCACAAGGTTCTAAAAAAAATGGACATTCCCCACAAAAGGACCGACCGCCGCCTTTTAGATTTGTGGGAGCGAGCTGTTGGCCCCCTGATCGCCTCGCGCACCCTGCCGGAAAATCTCAAAAGGGGTTCGCTGTACGTGATCGTTTCCACCACGGTCTGGCTTCATCAACTGCAGTTTCTCAAGGAGGAAATCCTCGTCAAGCTTAACGAACTGTCCGGCACAGAAGAATTCCGGCGTCTTTCTTTCTCGATCGGCGAGGTTCCTGAGAGCCCTTCCCAGGCGCCCGACAAGTACCCCCCCGCTTTGGTCATCCAGAAGCTCCGGTTGCGAGACCGGCAAATGGTGGAGCAGAGCCTCACGGCGATCGGGGATCCGGAACTCCGAGCGGCGATCGAAAGGACGATGATCACGGAGATCAGTCGGCGCCGGGCGATTCAAAAGCGGCAAGCTCCCTGA
- the mtaB gene encoding tRNA (N(6)-L-threonylcarbamoyladenosine(37)-C(2))-methylthiotransferase MtaB, producing MTRLTAQKDPKKIGEIVTAAVATLGCKLNQCESASISAMLGARGLTIVPFKEKSDAYIINTCTVTGKTDYQSRQLVGRALRKNPEAIIIVTGCYAQRAPRELSSLAGVNFVIGNTEKALIPDLLLQAGKRSLNLTNSGEASFFSEIAINEIIVGDIRNEKAISPLGAAVFPEHTRAFLKIQDGCDAFCSYCIVPYTRGTSRSLFPEEIMQRLARLAAHGYREIVLTGIHLGAWGRDLRPPANFTSLLKEIVEKQLVERLRISSLEPREVTTGMLSLIGGSDIICPHLHLSLQSGSNRILKQMRRNYDAAFFRELVLKLQRAIPGLAIGIDVIAGFPGETEEEFAETLSLIEELPLAYLHAFPFSRRPGTPAATMPEQVADNVKKNRVKLLREAGAAKRRSFAEGFIGKPLKVLIERRTDKGTGRPTGFSENYIPVAVRGNGVKVNSIVRVVPESLDGERLLANVIDC from the coding sequence ATGACAAGATTGACTGCACAAAAAGATCCAAAAAAAATCGGGGAAATCGTGACGGCGGCGGTTGCCACCCTCGGTTGCAAGTTAAACCAGTGCGAATCGGCGTCAATATCCGCAATGCTTGGCGCCCGGGGATTGACGATTGTCCCGTTCAAGGAAAAATCGGATGCCTATATAATCAATACCTGCACAGTTACAGGAAAAACCGATTATCAATCCCGACAGCTCGTCGGCCGGGCTCTCCGAAAGAATCCGGAGGCAATAATTATCGTCACCGGCTGCTACGCTCAACGAGCGCCCCGGGAACTATCCTCGCTGGCCGGGGTTAATTTCGTCATCGGCAACACCGAAAAGGCCTTGATCCCCGATCTGCTGCTTCAGGCGGGCAAGCGCAGCTTGAATTTAACAAATAGTGGGGAAGCAAGCTTCTTTTCTGAGATCGCCATAAATGAAATTATTGTCGGCGATATCCGCAACGAAAAGGCCATCTCCCCGCTGGGCGCCGCGGTTTTTCCCGAACATACCCGGGCTTTCCTGAAGATTCAGGATGGCTGCGACGCCTTTTGCAGTTACTGCATCGTGCCCTACACGCGGGGAACAAGCCGCAGCCTTTTTCCGGAAGAGATCATGCAGAGGCTGGCGCGACTTGCCGCCCACGGCTATCGGGAGATCGTCCTGACCGGAATCCATCTCGGCGCCTGGGGACGCGACCTACGCCCTCCCGCCAATTTTACCTCCCTTCTGAAGGAAATTGTGGAAAAACAACTGGTTGAACGTCTCCGCATCAGCTCCCTGGAACCGCGCGAGGTGACAACGGGAATGCTTTCCCTGATCGGGGGCTCTGATATTATCTGCCCCCATCTGCACCTTTCGCTGCAAAGCGGCAGCAACAGAATCCTTAAGCAGATGCGGCGCAATTACGATGCGGCCTTTTTCCGGGAACTCGTCCTGAAGCTCCAACGCGCAATTCCTGGTCTTGCCATCGGGATAGACGTGATCGCGGGCTTCCCCGGAGAGACGGAGGAGGAGTTCGCCGAAACTCTAAGTTTGATCGAAGAGCTGCCTCTGGCCTACCTGCACGCATTTCCCTTCTCCCGCAGGCCAGGCACGCCCGCGGCGACGATGCCTGAACAAGTCGCTGATAATGTGAAGAAAAACCGTGTAAAGCTGCTTCGGGAAGCGGGAGCGGCAAAGCGTCGCAGCTTTGCGGAGGGCTTCATAGGAAAGCCGCTCAAGGTGCTCATCGAACGCCGAACCGATAAAGGGACAGGGCGCCCGACCGGATTTTCAGAAAACTACATCCCCGTGGCCGTCCGCGGCAACGGGGTGAAAGTCAACAGCATCGTCAGAGTTGTCCCGGAATCTCTGGACGGTGAGCGCCTCCTTGCGAACGTCATAGATTGTTGA
- a CDS encoding DUF1015 family protein, with protein MSIVEPFRALRPRGEFVGAVAALPYDVMSVEEARQQIRKNPLSFLRVEKAGCDFPVGEEAAEQIVCQRAKDNLERMIKEGILGQDESASFYLYRQQMGGHVQTGVVACVSVDEYRKGRIKTHELTLEAKEKGRTLHIDCIGAQTGPVFLTYRGQEQIDSLLAKVAKQVPEYDFTADDGIRHTAWIIDELADIKALQTAFLPVECLYIADGHHRAAAAVRVAGLRAELSSGKSKINVHKARLDVHKKALNEPDVMLAVLFPSDQLRIMDYNRAVRDLNGLARDEFLEKIEDKFLIAKNFPEKAELNVHKSQLNVQKLPRRPHDFGMYLQGKWYLLSAREKALSKAKLADALDVSVLQDNILGPVLGIDNPRTDKRIAFIGGVRGAAGLESIVDRDGFAVAFSLFPPTVEQMMAVADAGMVMPPKSTWFEPKLRSGLFVHLID; from the coding sequence ATGTCAATAGTTGAGCCGTTCAGGGCGCTGCGGCCGCGGGGTGAATTTGTCGGCGCAGTCGCTGCGCTTCCCTATGATGTTATGAGTGTGGAGGAGGCGCGGCAGCAGATCAGAAAAAATCCGCTCAGTTTCCTGCGGGTGGAGAAGGCCGGATGCGATTTTCCCGTTGGAGAGGAAGCTGCTGAACAGATTGTCTGCCAAAGAGCCAAGGACAATCTGGAAAGGATGATTAAAGAGGGAATCCTTGGTCAGGATGAATCCGCCTCGTTTTATCTCTATCGCCAGCAAATGGGAGGGCATGTGCAAACGGGCGTCGTGGCCTGTGTCAGCGTTGATGAATACAGAAAAGGCCGGATAAAAACCCATGAGCTTACCCTGGAAGCCAAGGAAAAGGGACGGACGCTGCATATCGACTGCATCGGGGCGCAGACCGGGCCGGTATTTCTTACCTATCGGGGGCAAGAACAGATAGACAGCTTACTGGCAAAGGTGGCAAAACAGGTTCCCGAGTATGATTTTACGGCGGACGACGGAATTCGTCACACTGCGTGGATAATTGATGAGCTTGCGGATATAAAGGCGCTTCAAACGGCCTTTTTGCCGGTTGAGTGCCTTTACATAGCCGATGGCCACCACCGCGCCGCCGCCGCCGTCCGGGTAGCCGGTCTGCGGGCGGAACTTTCGTCCGGGAAATCGAAGATTAATGTTCATAAAGCGAGGCTTGATGTTCATAAAAAGGCCCTCAACGAGCCTGATGTTATGCTGGCGGTACTTTTTCCCAGCGATCAGTTGCGGATCATGGATTACAACCGTGCCGTCAGGGATTTAAACGGCCTTGCCAGGGACGAGTTTCTGGAAAAGATAGAGGATAAATTTCTGATAGCAAAAAATTTTCCGGAGAAAGCGGAGCTTAATGTTCATAAATCGCAGCTTAATGTTCAAAAATTGCCCCGGCGACCCCATGACTTCGGCATGTATCTGCAGGGGAAATGGTATCTTCTGTCGGCCCGTGAAAAGGCGCTGTCAAAGGCAAAACTGGCCGACGCGCTTGATGTTTCCGTTTTGCAGGATAACATCCTGGGGCCGGTTCTCGGGATCGATAATCCGCGCACGGATAAGCGAATTGCCTTCATTGGAGGGGTGCGCGGTGCAGCCGGTCTGGAGAGTATTGTTGACAGAGATGGTTTTGCCGTCGCCTTTTCCCTTTTTCCGCCGACAGTTGAGCAGATGATGGCCGTGGCTGACGCCGGGATGGTCATGCCGCCCAAATCCACCTGGTTTGAGCCGAAGCTGCGGAGCGGCTTGTTCGTCCATCTGATCGATTAG
- a CDS encoding radical SAM protein, which produces MIIPIFIMNGGCKHRCIFCNEILTAGCHPARITADDFNDIILTHLAKPSRKQGPVQIAFYGGTFTGLEQAEQERLLMLAAPFLREGRVESIRISTRPDEIAPDNLAFLKRSGVAAVEIGVQSFDDAVLLQSRRGHTAADNIRAIKLLQEGDFTTGIHLMVGLPGDTPERFAKTVKTAIALRPDTVRIHPTIVLANTTLARDFIKKKYRPLTLLEATELSKEALKKFTIAGIPVIRLGLQTTGELEKPGAVLGGPFHPAFRALVEAAIFLEMAEALLNVAAGRKKEIKFIVSPQDVSNLRGLRQGNLAALKENYRVENIQVEVDPLLARGTLVIDDEGKKLRTDFSGRIDEL; this is translated from the coding sequence GTGATCATTCCGATCTTCATCATGAACGGGGGCTGCAAGCATCGCTGCATCTTCTGCAATGAAATCCTTACCGCGGGCTGCCATCCGGCCCGAATAACCGCTGATGACTTCAACGACATCATCCTCACCCATCTGGCCAAGCCCTCCCGCAAGCAGGGCCCCGTTCAGATCGCCTTTTACGGGGGTACCTTCACCGGCCTGGAGCAGGCGGAACAGGAAAGACTGCTTATGCTTGCCGCCCCTTTTTTGAGGGAAGGCAGGGTTGAAAGCATCCGGATTTCCACCCGCCCGGACGAGATCGCCCCCGATAATCTCGCTTTTTTAAAGCGGTCGGGCGTTGCTGCCGTCGAAATAGGGGTGCAGTCCTTTGACGACGCGGTTCTGCTTCAGTCCCGGCGGGGGCATACCGCGGCGGACAATATCCGGGCGATAAAACTGCTCCAGGAAGGGGATTTTACAACCGGGATTCACCTGATGGTCGGGCTTCCCGGGGACACCCCGGAGCGCTTCGCCAAAACGGTGAAAACGGCGATCGCCCTGCGTCCCGACACAGTGCGGATTCACCCGACCATTGTCCTTGCAAACACAACCCTGGCCCGGGATTTCATAAAGAAAAAATACCGGCCGCTTACTCTTTTGGAGGCAACGGAACTGTCCAAAGAGGCTCTCAAAAAGTTTACAATAGCGGGCATTCCCGTTATCCGCCTGGGCCTGCAGACAACGGGCGAGCTGGAAAAGCCGGGCGCCGTGCTCGGTGGGCCTTTTCATCCGGCCTTCCGAGCGCTTGTCGAGGCGGCAATCTTTCTTGAAATGGCCGAAGCGCTCCTCAATGTTGCCGCTGGAAGAAAAAAAGAAATCAAATTTATCGTCTCCCCGCAAGACGTCTCCAACCTCCGGGGGCTGCGGCAGGGAAACCTTGCCGCGCTGAAGGAAAACTATCGGGTAGAGAATATCCAGGTGGAGGTTGATCCCTTGCTGGCAAGGGGAACCCTGGTCATTGACGACGAGGGCAAAAAATTAAGGACGGATTTTTCGGGAAGGATTGACGAACTTTGA
- a CDS encoding alpha/beta fold hydrolase — translation MDDITRVFIHGLDSSSQGTKGSYFRKRYPEMMVGDYQGTLNERMSKLSEYIGSKDNIIIVGSSFGGLMAAIFACENEKRVRRLVLLAPALAYADFHARCRVPLQLPVTLYQGSEDTVVLPEPTYEVAQSIFRNLDYRLVQDDHSLLATFPAIEWDNLLEIGRS, via the coding sequence ATGGACGATATTACACGCGTATTTATCCACGGATTGGACAGCAGCAGCCAGGGAACCAAGGGAAGCTACTTCAGAAAAAGATACCCGGAGATGATGGTCGGCGACTACCAGGGAACGTTAAATGAAAGGATGAGCAAACTCTCGGAATATATTGGAAGTAAAGACAATATAATCATAGTTGGCTCAAGTTTCGGCGGTCTCATGGCGGCAATTTTCGCCTGTGAAAACGAAAAGCGCGTCCGGCGTCTCGTGCTGCTCGCCCCGGCCCTCGCCTATGCAGACTTCCACGCCCGCTGCCGCGTCCCGCTTCAGTTGCCGGTCACGCTCTACCAGGGAAGCGAAGACACCGTCGTTCTTCCGGAACCTACTTACGAGGTCGCGCAATCCATTTTTCGAAATCTCGATTATCGCCTCGTCCAAGACGACCACAGCCTGCTTGCGACATTCCCGGCAATAGAATGGGACAATCTTTTGGAAATAGGAAGATCATAG
- a CDS encoding protein-L-isoaspartate(D-aspartate) O-methyltransferase, which produces MVDIQVRGRGISDQRLLRAMEKVPRHLFIAEGLRDQAYNDRPLPIEEQQTISQPYIVALMSAALELTGRERVLEIGTGSGYQTAVLAELAERVFSIERIAALAAGARRILDALAYFNVAIRVGDGTFGWREESPFAAIMATAGAPQVPRLLIEQLAIGGRLVIPVGGRNSQTLLRLTRLSDDPEDVKQEELCGCRFVDLIGEHGWKN; this is translated from the coding sequence ATGGTTGACATCCAGGTTCGGGGAAGGGGGATCTCCGATCAGCGGTTGCTCAGGGCAATGGAGAAGGTTCCGCGCCATCTTTTCATCGCGGAGGGCTTGCGCGATCAGGCGTACAACGACCGTCCCCTTCCCATTGAAGAGCAGCAGACGATCTCGCAGCCCTATATCGTGGCTTTGATGTCCGCAGCACTGGAGCTGACGGGAAGAGAAAGGGTGCTGGAGATCGGAACCGGTTCCGGCTATCAAACCGCGGTTCTTGCCGAACTGGCCGAACGGGTCTTTTCCATCGAGCGCATTGCCGCTTTGGCCGCCGGGGCAAGAAGGATTCTCGATGCCCTCGCTTATTTCAATGTTGCCATCCGCGTTGGCGACGGAACCTTCGGGTGGCGCGAGGAGTCGCCTTTTGCGGCTATCATGGCGACCGCCGGCGCCCCGCAAGTTCCCAGACTGTTAATCGAACAGTTGGCCATCGGCGGCCGTCTGGTGATTCCTGTGGGGGGACGCAATTCCCAAACCCTGCTCAGACTGACCAGGCTCTCGGATGATCCTGAAGATGTGAAGCAGGAAGAACTATGCGGGTGCCGTTTTGTAGATCTGATTGGTGAACACGGATGGAAAAACTGA
- a CDS encoding methyltransferase has protein sequence MNGNFLQQEGEKIDRILAGRLRIIQKERGYRFSIDALLLAHFVILNAGDDIIELGTGSGIVALILAQHPGLGRVLGIEIQEQLVAIARSNVSLNGLTDRVEIRQADVRFPESLCRPQAFSVAVFNPPYRRMRSGRLNPDAEKAAARHEVFGTVNDFIAAAAFVLRPGGRMFAIYPATRMVELIARMRSFRIEPRRLRLVYSRAGGAAVFVLVEGTKGGGEGLDVPPPLLIYESNGEYTAAMNDIFRELAAFESPGAD, from the coding sequence ATGAATGGCAATTTTTTGCAGCAAGAAGGGGAGAAGATCGATCGGATCCTCGCCGGTCGGCTCCGGATCATTCAGAAGGAGAGGGGTTATCGCTTTTCGATAGATGCCCTCTTGCTTGCCCATTTCGTCATTTTAAATGCCGGCGATGACATAATTGAGCTGGGAACGGGCAGTGGGATTGTTGCGCTTATCCTGGCGCAACATCCTGGTCTCGGGCGTGTTTTGGGGATCGAGATTCAGGAACAGCTTGTTGCCATTGCCCGGAGCAATGTGTCCCTGAACGGCCTGACCGACAGGGTTGAAATCAGACAGGCCGACGTCCGCTTTCCGGAATCACTCTGTCGGCCGCAAGCCTTTTCCGTCGCGGTATTCAACCCCCCTTACCGGCGGATGCGCTCGGGCAGGCTCAATCCCGACGCGGAGAAGGCCGCCGCCCGCCACGAAGTCTTCGGAACGGTGAATGATTTTATCGCCGCGGCCGCTTTCGTCCTGCGGCCGGGCGGACGAATGTTTGCAATTTATCCGGCGACCAGAATGGTGGAGTTGATCGCCCGGATGCGCTCATTCCGGATCGAACCCCGGCGGCTGCGACTTGTCTATTCCCGAGCTGGCGGGGCGGCTGTTTTTGTGCTCGTGGAGGGAACAAAGGGGGGCGGGGAGGGTCTGGACGTTCCACCACCGCTTCTCATTTACGAGTCAAACGGGGAATATACGGCCGCAATGAACGATATTTTCAGGGAGCTTGCCGCTTTTGAATCGCCCGGCGCCGACTGA